The Juglans regia cultivar Chandler chromosome 1, Walnut 2.0, whole genome shotgun sequence nucleotide sequence TGAATGTACTAGGAAAGTAACATAACAGTAGCGAGATGCTTATGCTCTTAAGTTTCagttttcaagtatttttagaCCTGTTTACTCTTTATCGCTCTACATTCGCCTGAAAATCCCACTATATGTGAGGAAGTTATCATTGTTGATCGTGACTTCAATTTATAATTCAGAAAGGGTGAAACTACTACAGAGAGAAGTCACGAAAGGAAGGTGGTGAACGGGGGAAGAAGGAATGACACTGCCTCTAAAGTCTAATATAGAGGCCAAGAGAAGGACACCGACCGAAAAGGAAGTTCTGCTAAACGAGGAGGTGACTCAGGGTTAGTTGCACTGAAAGTGTGATGTGATTCGAGACGTGAGGTATTGACGATGAGGATGAGAACGATGAATGCTGTGACCTGAGATTAACCGCATATATATTACTCGTACTTCCCTCCAACTTCAAAAAATAAGGATATGATTATTAGTTGCCTCAATTTCTCATCAGCAAATTGTTCAGTTTGCCACAAACATAGTCACAGAACACCATCATAGAGATTTTCGAAGCATTACAAGCCACATAACATAACCCAAATCCGCAAGTAATTGAgatttccatttccatttccaattcctcatgcatgcatcaaagaccaaaagaaagaacattAAAACCGAGTCGCATTTTTATTACCCAGTGATCATAGTTCCGGCCCCTTTATCTGTCATAATCTCCAAGAGCAACGAGTGCGGCACCCTCCCGTCGATGATACTCGCAGTCCTCACACCTTGGGCGAGCGATCGAACGCAGCAATTCACCTTGGGAATCATCCCACCACCGACCTTCCCCTCCTCAATCATCTCCTTCACCCGgctaatatttattactttcacCAAGCTGGTCGGATCCTCGCGGTCCCTCAAAATCCCCGGCACGTCGGTCAGAAGGATCAACTTCTCGGCCCCCAATGCCGCGGCCAATTCTCCAGCCACCGTGTCCGCGTTTATGTTGTACGGTTGTCCCGACTCGTCCGCCGCCACCGAAGTCACCACTGGGATGTGGCCACTGTCGACTAGTGGCCGCAGGACGTTGGGATCCACGCGGGCCACCTCGCCGACGAATCCCAATTGGGCGGAGTTCGGGCTGGGCCGGGCAGTCAGGAGTTGGCCATCCATGCCTGAGAGACCGACCGCGGTGGCGCCGGCCCTGTTGATCAGGGACACCAAATGTTTGTTGACTTTCCCGACCAACACCATGGAGACGATCTCCATGGTTTCGGAGTCCGTAACCCGAAGACCGTCGCGGAAGACGGCCTCGATGTTGAGGCGCTTGAGCCAGAGGTTGATCTCGGGGCCACCGCCGTGGACCAGGACTGGGCGGAGGCCCACGCAGGCGAGGAGGACGAGGTCGTTGACGACGGAGGCCTGTAGGGCCTGGGACTTCATGGCTGCGCCCCCGTATTTGACCACGATGGTCTTGCCCCGGAATTTCTGGATGAAGGGTAGGGCTTCCGACAGAATGTCGACTCGGAACTGACCTGGGGTGACCGCCTCAGCATGGCGGTGCTCTTCGGCCGAGTTTGTGATTGAGAAAGAGCGTGCTTTGGGAGATTGAGAGTGGAGAAATGGGAAGGCCAAGATagggtttttgggttttggtgTTGCTATTCGCGGTTTTGAGGAGAACGAGGAAGATGAGCAGTGGTTTATTAGGGATTTTGCCGTCAACATCTTCACAAGGACGTGAGGGAGGGAGTGATGGCAAATAAGAGGAGGGTTCTCTCCGTGTCTCTCTTTTGGCCAGACAAAGCAAGACTGGAATCTAATACCGATCAGTGGAAAATTAATAGGTCTTTAGAAGTATCataatctctttttatatttaattcgCATATATGCTCGTTAGTCGTTTTCCAACTTCAGACGCAAAGATTTTTGTGACCCGAAGTATGTTTTTGGTTAATTCTATCTTTGAGTTGTGATATATTCCGTAGTACGTATTTTTAATGCTCTTTACTGATTTAATTggttgtttcaaaattttttaatataaaataattattttaatcaatcaaatcaagaaattatacaaaaaatacgtaaaaataattatacataaaatttttattaaattcttagaTATAAgaatagagtaatgttacgtacaattatagaatatacaaatattgtctaaaagtaaaatttattattaaaaaattatatttttaatacaaattttatatttatttttttaaaaaaaattatacaatatttgtGTATTGACtgtaaatgttatttttaataaggatatagtatttttttcttcatcggTATTCGGTAAAGATGCAAGAATACAGTACTCGAAGCTTTATCCCTCAAATCCAGCCTGTCGCACTCGCAGCGGTTTTTGCAAATTTTGTTTTCTCAGCACAGTGGTTTTACAAGTTGCATTTTAAAGGCTTCCTCctgtcaaattttcaaaaaatagaaaatcatcCTGtccaatttatttattgagtccTGCTACAGGCAGGCACAAGGCATGCCTGCGCGCGGACGATTTTGACGTGGCATTTTGCCACGTCAgcaatttaatattagattaaaaaaaaaaaaaaaaaaagaatcaaaactgAGAACGTAAATGAACGAGCGGGAGAAAGTGAGAAAgattttggggaaaaaaattcGGGAACCAAACAACAAACCAAAACTCACCAGTATTTTCGTTCCATCTGCCGTCTGTGGAAGGGGATCTGCTGTGCGTGACCATCGGCCGTGAGTCTCCGCCGTGAGGGAGCATTTACGTTCCATCTGCCATCTGTGGAAGAAACGGCCAGTTCTGGAAATTTACCAGTACATTTGAAACTGGTAATTCTGGAAATGTACATCTTGCAATCCATTTCCATCAAGTTATttgttgtttggaaaaaatggaaaaaagaaactgattttattaagaatattctAGTTTTGTAGTCTATTTTTTCTGCTGCCTTAAGTTTTAATAGCAAAGTTAGCATACGTTCTGCATCTTGCATCCGAAAGGTACACAGTTTGTTCTAGATGAGCATTTgcatcaatttatttgttgtttggaaaaaataggaaaaagaaactgattttattaagaatattctagttttttagtctattttttctGCTGCCTTAAGTTTTAATAGCAAAGTTAGCATACGTCCTGCATCTTGCATCCGAAAGGTACACAGTTTGTTCTAGATGAGCATTTgcatcaatttatttgttgtttggaaaaaatagaaaaaagaaactgattttattaagaatattctagttttttagtctatttttttcttattgttaagTTTTAATAGGAAAGTTAGCATACGTCCTGCATCTTGCATTTGAAAGGGAGATTTTTGTTCGTGATTAGTATTTGCATCAATTTACttgttgtttggaaaaaatgaaaagaagaaactgattttattaagaatattctggtttttagtctattttttcttcttgttaatttttaataggAAAGTTAGCGTTGTCCTGCATCTTACATCTGAGAGGGAGATTTTTGTTCAGTTAGCGTTGTCCTGCATCTTGCATCTGAGAGGGAGATTTTTGTTCGAGATTAACATTTACATTCAGTTTGAAAAAGGgcctatttttattgtaaagattTGCATTCAGTTTGTGTCAAAATATGTTGAGTCCAAAATATAGTAAAAAGTAccgtgaatatatataaatgcccAACTAAAAGATTTCAATATAATATTGTAGGTGCGTGGCATCTTGATTTCATCGTTGAGAtagatggagaaagagaaagaagatgcaTCCCGCATAACAGTTCCTATCACCAATCCATCAATCCAGGTATTGTAAACATCTTTCAACAGTTAgtgtgtgtttattttatgtgtagtcTTTGTCCACTTGGGTTGATTAACATTATGTTGCTATATATTAGGACAACATATCAAGACCACTGTatccaaatttttcaaattacatgcCAAGTTACTACGGTCCAATGTCTCATGCGTGGTTACCACCTTTTGTGCCTCCTCCAAATGCCAACCCATATCCATGGAGCAACCAGGTAATCATTTTTTAGAATATGCCTTTGTAGTTAATGTTATACTTGAATATTTGGTCTAactatttatgtttaatttttgttggaGAACTGCAGCAACACCCATGGAGCTCTACTGCCGCTGCAACGTCAAGTACTACTGCCCTAAGTAGTTCTGCTGCCTTGTATAGTTCTGCCATGCCAATGATGGGACCTCCTCCAAATGCGTACCCATATCCATGGAACAACcaggtaattattttttagagtatGCATTTGTAGTTAATGTTGTACTTGAATATTTGGTATAACTATTTATGTTTACATTTTATTTGGAAAACTGCAGCAACACCCATGGATCTCTACTTCTACTCCCATGTCTAGTTCTGCAAGTAGTGTCAGCTCTAGTGTAGCTGCGAGTTCTAGTGTACAGAGCAGCGCTAGCGTCGCTTCTAGCTCTTGTTCAGCTTTACCAGCATTTGTTCCTCCAACTTCTACCAACCCATATCCATGTGACAGTGAGGTGATGTTTTTGATTCTCCACATGCAGTTTCTTTTACATTATCTAGAACATACTTTTTTCATGCCAtacttttttctcttaatttacaGGAAAATAAAGTGCAGCAAAGTAACTCTATTGAAGAAAATAGTGAGGCCACATCAGACTCAATAGAAGTTGAAGCGCAATCTACTGCCTCTTTGGGTAATACGGCTGATACCAAAGAGGCTAGCACTGATGGGGGTGATACCACTGAGGAGCCAAAGCCAGGGATGACTTTTGAGTCGGAGAATGAGTTGATGAATTACTATAAACATTACGGAAAACGATGTGGTTTTGGCGTAATGACACAAAGGAGTAAAAGGGAGAAAGATGGGACTGTGAAATATGTCACTGTGGGATGTGCTCGGGGTGGCAAGGCACGAAATATGGCGTCAAACGTCTCCAAGCCTCGGCCAACAAGCAAGACAGACTGCAAGGCAATGATGAATGTCATGTTAAAGGATGGGAAGTTGTGTGTCACATCCGTATTTAACACACACAATCATGGGCTTAGTCCAAGAAAATCCAGATTTTTCAGATGCAACAGAGAAGTTAATGAGTCTGTTAAGAGGGTGTTGGATACTAATGATGAGGCTGGTATACGGATGAATAAAAGTTTCCATGCTCTTGTGACTGAGGCGGGTGGGTTTGAGAACGTaccatttggagaaaaagattgTCGTAATTATATTGACAAGGCACGACACTTACGCCTTGGTAAAGGTGGTGCTCAAGCGCTGTTTGAGTATTTTAGAAGGATGCAATTCAAGAATGATGGTTTTTTCAGCCTCATGGaattggatgatgatgatagacTGAAAAGTGTATTTTGGGCGGACGCCCGTAGTAGAGGGGCCTACAACTACTTTGGAGATGTAGTAACTTTCGATACCACATACCTGACAAATAGGTATGGAATGCCATTTGCACCTTTTGTGggtgtaaaccatcatggaCAGTCAATCCTTTTGGGTGCAGGCCTTATTTCAAGTGAGGATACGGAATcgtttgtttggttatttaaaACTTGGCTCGATTGCATGGATGGAAAAGCGCCGAATACTATCATAACAGATCAAGATCGCGCAATGAAAAATGCGATAGCTATTGTCTTTCCCAACACGCGGCATAGATATTGCTTGTGGCACATATTGCGAAAGGTGCCTGAGAAGCTTGGTTCCCATGCTCAATACAAATGTGGCCTGAAAAGTAAGTTACTATCTTGTGTCTATGACTCTCTTACAATCGAGGAGTTTGAGAATTCTTGGAACAGCCTGAAGGATACTttcaatttacatgaaaatgcATGGTTGCAAAGCTTATATGCGGAAAGAGAGTTTTGGGTGCCGATATATTTAAAGAATTCGTTTTGggttggaatgagtacaactcaACGCAGTGAGAGTATGAATGCTTTCTTTGATGGTTACGTGCATGCCAGGACAAACCTTAAAGAGTTTGTTGATCAGTTCGACAAtgcattgaagaaaaaaattgagaacgAAAACCAAGCtgacttcaattcatttaatttcaCGGTTCCTTGCATATCACACTTGGCTTTTGAGAAGAAGTTTCAAGATGTATacacaaattcaaaatttaggGAGGTTCAACAAGAGATAATGGGAATGATATATTGTCATTGTCGTTTCGAGAAAATGGATGGAGTAATCGCAACTTACTCGGTCGATGATCAAGTTAAGGCTGAAGATTTCATCAAGGAGGTTACGTACACTCTTTACTTTAATGAGACCGAATGTGAGGCGAAGTGTGTTTGTGGGTTGTTTGAGATGCGAGGGATCATTTGTAGACATATTCTTGCCATCTTTTCAGCTAAGAAAGTTCGTGAGTTGccggaaaaatatatattggacCGGTGGAGAAAAGACATAAAACGTAAGTATACGTTTATTTCGAGAAGTTATGACATTGCTGATCAGAGACCCGAAACTGTTAGGTATAAACGTATATTGAAAACTTTCAATGAGGTAGTAACAAATGCAGTATCGTGCGATGGGCATACTGAGGAAATGATTTCGAAGTTATATGCGATGAATGAGGTATGGCGCACTTCAAACCCCAAGGACATTGCTAATGTTGGAGGAAATACCGTGAATGCAGCGACAGAAGGAAGTTCCAAAAAGGTGCTAAGTCCCCATGTTGTCAGAGGCAAGGGAAGACCCCCGTGTAAGAGGAGGATGTCAACGATGGAGGaacaattgaagaaaataaaactaaggctgtgaataagaaaaaagataaggGAAAGAATAGACCGGTGAGAGCATAGTATCCTGATGATCATCTTTAAGTATTTGCGATATGCTATTATTTTCACTTGTgaactctaattattttttatgttgtcaGAGGCATAGATTGGATACTGAACTATTGGAAAGCAGTGGAAACCAACTCGGGATATCAGAAATGAGGGTGCAAGAAAATGTACAAACTTCCATAATGGTGGATCAAGAAAGTGGACAACAAACTTCAGTGATAGGGACACAAGAAAGCGTACAATTACCACTTGAATTCACTTTATTGGTTAAACTCGTTTAATTTTATATGGGTCTTATGGGTCTTACTTTGGCTGTTATTATGTTCACAGATGCAATTAGAAATGGATGGAACGCAGCCGGACGCAGCCGAAGACTGCAGATGGAATGCAGCCAAGCAGCTTCTTGTAGCAAGACTTCATAGATCCATTATGCCTACTTATGTTGTGTGTTAATTGTGGTGATTTGTTGGAATTAGTGTTAGATGTGGTTTGTATGCATTTGTGTGTTAGGGGTAATTTGCGTGTTGGTGTTGGTATGTTGGAGTAAGTATGTTATGTATTAGTGGTGCAAGTATACGTTTTGTATCGTATCTTAGTATTTGAACCCACGTTTTGCACATTTTGTATCCAAATATACTATTTATGCCCTCGTGAGTTTGTATCCAAGTATTCAATTTATGTGGCATTAgtttatgagttgagattatactGTATTTGATATTGCTTCTTATGTCCAAGTTCCAAAAAGGTAATTAATAAACCTGTAATTTAGTCTTGTCAAATATTCTGACAAAATGATATCAGGCTGGTAAGTTATTTTCATGCCATATATATACTCTTTTAATAAGCATTGTCACGTTAAAACATACTAAAGTCTCGAGTTGAAGATCAGAtacaaatcaaattaaagtctcaaatatatatatttttaagtctcGACTTACAAACGCTAAGTTTTCTTCAAATACAGATACAAAGTCGTCAACCCAGTGAGAGTatcaaatacaagtaaataaTTATGGTTATTAGCCAAAATACACGAAATAATTTGCGTGCATGCCGCATGTCGGCTTCTTGAATGCGAAACTCGGCTTGATGATTATGAAGTGCCAACTCCCTCTTCTcaatctcttcttctctctttttaagcTCTTCATGTTTTCTTAAGActtctgcttctctctttttaagttcttcATCTTTCCTTAATTCTGCTTCTCTATTTTTAAGTTCTTCCTCTTTCCTTAATATTTCTGCTTCTCTCTTTACAAAGTCTTGCTCTTTGTATTCACTACTATCTGACCACTTGAAAAACTTGCAGTGCGATAACCCCtgattatacataaataaatgtaGACGTATGTCTGaagtcaaaattttgaataaaacattaatatgaaaacaaaaacacagaACTACTATTAACTGCGTCTACCTCTTTGTTGTAGAGTGGACACCCAAAGAATGCTCGCCCCGGATTTCTTCGAGTATTTGATATTCTAAGTACAGCTTGTTTCCCACAGCTGCACATTGGGACGTCACTCAATGTATGATTAAGCAACGATGTTGACGCAACTGATGACGACATTTTAAACCTGTCAACGAAATACAACAACACCTCCAACAATATATTCAGTGAGTTTGTATAAGGTTGTACATAGCACATCcaacaatataatctaagtaCAACAGTACCTCCAACACATCCATAAAATCCTCTCCAACATAGCACATCcaacaatataatctaagtaCAACAGTAACTCCAACACATCCATAAAATCCTCTCCAACATAGCAAGATACATAAAAGGCACTTTGTTTTCTAAGAAAGATACATATAAGGCTGTTACATGGCATATCCAAGTATTCTAAGTACAACAGCACATCCAAGAATACATTTGCCTCTGTATATAGCAGATTTTTTTCCAAGTACACTTTTCAGGTCAAAACTTCACTTACAACATATCCATCATCAGCAGAAATCGAGTCAGAACCGTTAGGAGTTGTGTTGGTCATCTTGACATGGAACTTCCCTTTCTGTAAGTAAAAGATCAGAATCTGGTTTCATGCAATCTGACATTGGTTCACAACATAATGTTCACACTTCAGAGTTATCATCCCAACAAATCCCATTTTTTTCTAATGTGCCTTTAGTAGCTATACATAATAACTTTCTATTAGAGCTATAGCATCAGTACTGTTCTTCTTGCTTTTTGTCACTTCATTCTTACTTTCTTTTCTTGGCTTATCTACTCGCTTCCAtgtcataattatatatgtaaacaatatataattgtttgttttatatctttaacaATATATAGCTTTAAAATGAATGGAAGCATGCATATCTATATCACATTCTACAGAATGCAACACCTACAATGTAATCTTGTTCTCCGCTGTTATTTTCTCATGTATGTTGTCTTTGACTGTAAGTACTGTACTCTCAAATTTACAGTATCGCTAACTTGAGTCCTAATATTTTGTAGCTCCCCTGAATAGGGACGACAAAAGTTGTTCCTTCATGCATCTTTCAAAAGTTCCCACTTATTCATTGTGCAGACATTGACTTCAAAATTAAACTTCAGTCTTTTTAGTACTGCTGAGCAATGATGTTCCTCTGACTTTTTATGCATATCCCATATCTAAAGCATAAAGAACATTTGTCGGAAACCCAAAGTTGTGAGAAAGAAGGCAAGCATCCCTTATCACacagccaatgagaatgctttcaataaaattgaggaagaaaaaaaacaaagaaaaccatGTTTTCCTTTGAAATGAGATTTTGCTGAACAGGGAAAACAAACATCTGTAGTACAAAGGTAAGATAGTTCAAAAAAGACTGGCTTCTCTGCCATGATcgattgacttgtatatattgaGTAAAAATACATagcaatcaatctcaatatgaCATTAGGCAAGCATTACATGTTATCAACAACTCTTCAAGGAACATCTCTAGATTCATAAAAATTGAGGAATTACATTAACATATACCggataaataatctaaaaaaaaatatcgatgCCTTCAACTTTTGGAAACATATCCAATACCATTCAATTTCCAACCCATTTCCTAGATTCATAAAAATTAAGgaattacaataatatatacCGAATAAATATTTCCAACCCAATATATCCAATACCATTCGATGCCTATgatttaacataaaatcatatatccAATGCCAAGAGATTCGCAACCCAATTTCTACATTCTTAAAAATTAAGGAATGTCTATTGGGTTATAGGGTTGGGAAATTTACCTAGGATTTCACCGTCTGTGGAAGGTGAATAACTGGAGTGCGAATCTCTCTTCCTCGGCGTCGCACAGCTGCATTAGGGTTAGATTTAGGTTTGGGAGAGAGATCGGGCAGGGGAGAGATACCTGGAAGGAGAAACGAAGAGAAACAAAGAAGGATAAATGAGAAGAAAGATCAAGAAACCAAGAGAAAtcaagagagaggaagagaaacgaACCTGCGATGGCTTCAATCCGGGGAGAAACGAAGGAGAACAGAGAACAGAGCTCTCTGGGGAAGGAGAACCAAAAACCAAAACTGAGAAAAAGCCCAAAACGGTGTGCTTTGGGGTCGAAGGCATGCATATAAGTGGACtgaaaacgcaccgttttatttACTCTAAAACGGTGCGTCTTGAGTCCACGTAGGAAGTCGTCCGCGCGCAGGCCCGAGCCATGCCTTCCTCTAGCATTTTTCGTCATTTTAATCAGGCCAGCGGGTTTTCAGGTCATATACATAGCCCTATTTTAAGATTTGTTTG carries:
- the LOC118344149 gene encoding acetylglutamate kinase-like, yielding MLTAKSLINHCSSSSFSSKPRIATPKPKNPILAFPFLHSQSPKARSFSITNSAEEHRHAEAVTPGQFRVDILSEALPFIQKFRGKTIVVKYGGAAMKSQALQASVVNDLVLLACVGLRPVLVHGGGPEINLWLKRLNIEAVFRDGLRVTDSETMEIVSMVLVGKVNKHLVSLINRAGATAVGLSGMDGQLLTARPSPNSAQLGFVGEVARVDPNVLRPLVDSGHIPVVTSVAADESGQPYNINADTVAGELAAALGAEKLILLTDVPGILRDREDPTSLVKVINISRVKEMIEEGKVGGGMIPKVNCCVRSLAQGVRTASIIDGRVPHSLLLEIMTDKGAGTMITG
- the LOC109009427 gene encoding protein FAR1-RELATED SEQUENCE 5-like; this encodes MEKEKEDASRITVPITNPSIQDNISRPLYPNFSNYMPSYYGPMSHAWLPPFVPPPNANPYPWSNQQHPWSSTAAATSSTTALSSSAALYSSAMPMMGPPPNAYPYPWNNQQHPWISTSTPMSSSASSVSSSVAASSSVQSSASVASSSCSALPAFVPPTSTNPYPCDSEENKVQQSNSIEENSEATSDSIEVEAQSTASLGNTADTKEASTDGGDTTEEPKPGMTFESENELMNYYKHYGKRCGFGVMTQRSKREKDGTVKYVTVGCARGGKARNMASNVSKPRPTSKTDCKAMMNVMLKDGKLCVTSVFNTHNHGLSPRKSRFFRCNREVNESVKRVLDTNDEAGIRMNKSFHALVTEAGGFENVPFGEKDCRNYIDKARHLRLGKGGAQALFEYFRRMQFKNDGFFSLMELDDDDRLKSVFWADARSRGAYNYFGDVVTFDTTYLTNRYGMPFAPFVGVNHHGQSILLGAGLISSEDTESFVWLFKTWLDCMDGKAPNTIITDQDRAMKNAIAIVFPNTRHRYCLWHILRKVPEKLGSHAQYKCGLKSKLLSCVYDSLTIEEFENSWNSLKDTFNLHENAWLQSLYAEREFWVPIYLKNSFWVGMSTTQRSESMNAFFDGYVHARTNLKEFVDQFDNALKKKIENENQADFNSFNFTVPCISHLAFEKKFQDVYTNSKFREVQQEIMGMIYCHCRFEKMDGVIATYSVDDQVKAEDFIKEVTYTLYFNETECEAKCVCGLFEMRGIICRHILAIFSAKKVRELPEKYILDRWRKDIKRKYTFISRSYDIADQRPETVRYKRILKTFNEVVTNAVSCDGHTEEMISKLYAMNEVWRTSNPKDIANVGGNTVNAATEGSSKKRHRLDTELLESSGNQLGISEMRVQENVQTSIMVDQESGQQTSVIGTQESMQLEMDGTQPDAAEDCRWNAAKQLLVARLHRSIMPTYVVC